GACAGTCTCTGGCGCTATTCGGAGCACCAACAAGAACAGGGAAGATGGCGGTCTCTACGACTATTTCACTCAGGACGAactaattgataatttaatggTTTATTGGATGAACAACGCCTTTACGACTTCCATCAGAATCTATGCTGAGTCTTTGAATACAAGGAATGTTAATGCAGGAGTACACTCGTAagttaatgtaatttgtttgtttggtgaTTGGGATAAAGAGTCTGACATTTAAAGTCAGATGAAACATGATCACATGATGAAAGTTTCGCAGCAGTCGATATACATTCTCACTAACCCAAAGCCCTCTTTTAAAATCCATTTACTTTCTTAACAAAACTTTGATAGTTCTGCTTGTGCTGcttgaaaaaaaactgtaaacgGCACAAATTATACCTTAACTCGACGAGAGAATATCAGTTCTTTtctatctatttattatttaaggctAGAATCAATATCTGCGTCAATTTTCTGAAAAATCCGTTTAGCAGATTTTGCGtcaaagaataataaacatCCACAGATggttacaaactttcgcataaATACCTATTAGGATTCAAATTATGTCTAGGCGGCACAAGATGAAACTTACTTAGcaacaataattttcttttctagaATAAAAACTACAGTACCATACTGGTCTCTTCAAGCTCTGAATGAGCTAAGATACTTGTCTCCGGCTATGTTGAAACAGAAGTTCCCCAACCTTCTGAACCAGACTATCTTGGATGATGGAGGGCATTTCTTGGCTTGGGAGCTTCCTGAAGTATTCTCCGAGAGCGTACTCACTGCCATCACGGAATTCAAGAAAGTACAAAGCAATAGGATCTGCAAAGTTGaattgtaaagatttttttctacgATAGAATAAATGAAAGTTGTGTTCTTaataacgttttgttttatttggttgTTGCTGTAGCTTTAATATGGAATACCTGGAACCTCACAGAAgaatcacacacacacacagaagGTTCACAGAAGAATCgtatataaaattagtttttttttaaatacaattatgtacaatattataaaatgctaTCGCTCACAACCAGTGATCATTTGCTGATTTTGACGCTCGCTGATATTCTACACCATAACATTTATTGGTTTGTGTCAAAGAGTTGTAACAAACGTCAACATCGTTTTCATCATAGGTTTCCTTACAAAAACAGGACACATTAGGATATTTCACGAAGTGACTCGTTAAAATCGGGGTGAAAAGATAATGAATTCGACCCACACTGGGATCAGACAGCGCAAGTCTCTCTCTTGCCTTATGCGCTTCCTCTTCTAACTTATGAATATGCTTAGACATTTTCTCTACtgtaaagtgtttatttattccaTTTGCCGGATAAACTTGCTGATTTCGTTGTATGTTGACTAGAGAGGATTATCATGCCTGTCTTAACAGCATTTCCACAAGCGTTGACAATGATTGACTCGctaaaaggtatttaaatacCTGACAAGTTCGGCTAAATCTCTAAAAAAGCTTTTTGGAGATTCCCATAGATTTCTATTCATTTGAACGTTTCTTTACAACGCTTGTTAAACTGATATTTGTGTTAGCGACATGCTCGTGTAAATACTGTCACATACCACCACCTGTTTTACAACTTTCTACCTGCCTTTCAAAGATGTAAGGTAAGGATTGggcaaataatttaaacaatataatgttaacaaataattttattaaatttcaacaataactTGTCCATTACAGAAAGGTACTACGattttacctaaaataatcGATAATagattcaaaacaatttatttttcatatttacaatTCGTCTTTACAATCATCCTTCTGCTTCCTGAACATATCAAGAGCTTCGTACACGGAGTTTGAGAACAATTCAGGTTTTTCAGAGGCTAAGAAATGTCCAGCTCCATCGATGGCTTTGTTGTGGACGATGTTGGTGTAAATGTGTTGGAGCATCGGCGTCGACATGTACAGGAGGTCGTTGTCTGCCTGGATTAGGTATACCGGCACTGGAGTGCTcaatctgcaaaaaaaatattctgttgaaTGGAACGAAAAGTTGCTTTTATGGTAGGATCCAAATTTCTTCAGGGTTCAGAGGTCTTATTAGGCAGGtatactttttgtttgaaagaaaTTCAACTGTCGGATATCTATGGCTGTAATTATATGGAATGCTCTGATACTAGATACGTAGGTATAGATCACTACGCATAATCCACTATGCACTAAGCAGATATGTGATCTACGAATCCTTACTCTGTTTCTgggtgacttaaatgtttgtgaacctTGGGAGTCGTTGGTTGATCATTGGCAGCTATCCAGTGCCTTTTCTAACACCGAGTACAAACAGCGGAGATCTCATATTACTTGTAATTAATTACGCTTTGTGCCTATTTTCGAGCTCTATCATAAAATCGGCTCCATTTTGATCTATTAACACCATTACGggcaaaaaattacaaagtaacAAGCCCAAACTTACGAGAACCAGCCATTGTTCAAGTTCCTCATATTCAAAGTCTCTGCGTAGATCCTGCAGGCTGTGTTGAAGTTGTTCTGCATCCAGTAGACCATGAGGTTATCGAGTAACTCTTCTCTTGTATAGTGGTCTAGAAGGCCACCGTCCGTTTTATTGATGTTATCAATTCTGACAGCCATCGAAACGAACTGGAATACGTAAGCGAGAAGACCTGATGGACTGTCTGACATACCAACACCTGTAAAAAGATGTGAACATTTGTAATTGACTGCAATGCTAGATAGGTTGTTAAGCTTACCACGCAAAACATGACAATGATATGtgacataatattaaattaaacattcataGTGTATTTAACTGGGCTAGGAGCAGTGCATCTTGTCTCCATTCCCTGATTAAATTGACAGAGGTAATTTATACAAGGGGACAAATGCAAAGTAGGTAATTATAACTAAGTAAAATGATTAAAGACCGTTACACTTCATTCAGAATAAAGCTTACCAATGGTGTCAGGCTTGGTAGCTTGTATATGCAAGTAACCGGATTTAGTCATAAGTTCCTTTAAAATACTTGTAGTCGGGTACAGTCTTCCTGCCAAATGTTTCTCAACAACCAGGTTTTGTGCGCCTTCACCAAAAGATCCCATGAACCAAGTGATCCATGATGCTGGTGAAAAGGATATTCCATAGTTGGTGTGGTAGCCGTATACTTCCTGAGAAAAATATCAAGTTAGTTCCGGCAAGAAGAATATTAATAGCAAATGGGAATATTGTGACTGTAAGTAACATGAATGAAGAAGTCAGTTCGGATATAACAAACTGACTGACCTATTTAAAGTATAccaaaacttgaaataaaatattctcgcagacctaaaaataaattattagaatcgtttttaataaacctttgggtgctaatttgtttatttttaagaataccTGTCTAATGGAGTGTCCATTCAAATTTCGTGAGtatgattcatatttaaatgatacaaaGGTTTTCTCAAGcgaatttatcgggattgctctTTCGTTTGAGGTTTAACTTAAACCTTACTTACTCAACTTGTGATACCTACATAATGTGTACCTAGCCAGCAAGTTTAGTATTTACGCTCCTAAGTTTGGTATCAATATTGCTACGTTATTCATTCCGGTCTGTACTAATTCCACTCACATCAGGGAACAAGCTGGCCAAGTTGAAACAGATGTACGCGCCCCAATCTCCGCCGTGAATGTAGAACTTCTCGTGGCCAAGTCTGTGCATCAGGTTTCTGAATATCACCGCCATTTCTGTGGCTCCTAGTCCTTGTTTGTTGGTAGCCTGAGGATAATGTCACTGGTTGTAATGAAGAACGAtacagttttattgaaacagaCAGTGGTCAGCACAACGATAGGTACTACTTTTATGATCTGGCGTAAAGTTACTAATACCACTAGCACAAAGAGTTATAtgaagtaaacaaaattataaaaatgaaaatattttcatgtaagtATCTTGACTGTTATCAGAATCTCATACTTTTAACCTAAGTAAAAATCCATGTGAAATCCAAAGGTTTTGAACATTATAATGAATACTTACATCTGAAAATCCAAATCCTGGTAGACTGGGAATGATCAGCTCGAGAGCGTAACCCCTTTCTTCAGAGACTTCTGTTAACAAGGGAATGACCTTGTAAAACTCAAGCACGGTAGCAGGCCAGCCGTGCAACATCAAAATTGGGAGCACTTCCACACCAGCGGgaaccttaacaaaaaaaaaatcagacgaCTGCGGTATCCTATGGTTCCCTGTACCACGAAACTACTCAATGATAGCCAAGTATGGCTAGAGCCTTACTTCGACTTTGATCGACAGACGGattgcatttcaactgcaatccaaccgAAAGTGCAGTTTGAACGTAGTTCAATTGTAGTCGGCATGCAATCGGACTGCACGTTTTGGtctgcagttctattgcagacGTGTCATTGGCATTTGCAATTTGCGGTTTGAAATGCAGTCCGCCTGTGTCAAGCCTAAGAATGAATATGAAACATGTGTAGTATTTTATCTCTAGTTTACAAAAATGTAGCTCAGTAGATGTCACTCCCAGAACTGATATAGTTCTGATTTGTTTATTGCTCAATGATCTCGATGTTGTTCTTAGTTAGCCTACAGGTTGTCTATTTGGATCAGATGAGCAAAAACATTAACCTACGTTTCAAAGCTGAACGAGTTCCTAGGATTTTGACAAAACGAAGGCGCTAAGCAATCCTGTTGACAACTtaaattgtgataaaaaaaacGTTGTAACTACAGTGAAtttgttattgatttaataaagaCAAAGTGGCCTTCACAAACGAAAAAGAATACAGTTTAAACAACTGTTTTCTGTATGTATAACacctacttaattaaaaatcataagcATATAATCATGACACATGCTTTTGGCAAAAACGAATTGTTTATATCAAATTTTTAACTAAGTAATTAAGACTGGATTTTAGAAGGATTATTTTAGGTATGGACGGCGCAGATTAGGACAGTTCTCGAATCAACAATGCCAAAACTAAGACTGAAATACTGGTTTTTAATGCCCATGGTAACAGGAAATATGGATGACAACGATGTTTTCCTAATGTTCGTTGGATACTTTCAAGCATACAATTGGGCATGTTTCTTTCGTCGTTTGtccaaacaaacacaaaaatatattaatcaaagTCGCGTGTCGTCACTTTTATATCGTATAATTCATATGAACTTTGATTGGTCAGATAGAGACACGTGTGTATGTCTATCATGTTGCCGTTTAGGTAGAACTTGACAGGTTGCGGTATTCCTAAAATCCTAAAGTTTATTTGTCATCcgactgatttatttttcaatagcCTATTTTTATGGAGCCGTCAAAGTCCAGCTTTACCGGGTATTTTAAAGCAATCGCGGTTTCTGTTAAACCACGCGCCGTGAAAAATACGGGCATGGCGATTAAGATTATTAGATTCTATagttcattaaattttcaaactttACAGGGACTAG
This sequence is a window from Trichoplusia ni isolate ovarian cell line Hi5 chromosome 15, tn1, whole genome shotgun sequence. Protein-coding genes within it:
- the LOC113501158 gene encoding juvenile hormone epoxide hydrolase-like codes for the protein MGGLTQVLVFCAVVVAVRAAMIESNIPLPDENAWWGPGAAEAVDTSIRPFKISFEEKMIEDLRYRLKNHRPFTPPLEDAGFNYGFNTAVLNDWVSYWANSYNFTERENYMNLYPQFKTNIQGLDIHFVRVKPEVPAGVEVLPILMLHGWPATVLEFYKVIPLLTEVSEERGYALELIIPSLPGFGFSDATNKQGLGATEMAVIFRNLMHRLGHEKFYIHGGDWGAYICFNLASLFPDEVYGYHTNYGISFSPASWITWFMGSFGEGAQNLVVEKHLAGRLYPTTSILKELMTKSGYLHIQATKPDTIGVGMSDSPSGLLAYVFQFVSMAVRIDNINKTDGGLLDHYTREELLDNLMVYWMQNNFNTACRIYAETLNMRNLNNGWFSLSTPVPVYLIQADNDLLYMSTPMLQHIYTNIVHNKAIDGAGHFLASEKPELFSNSVYEALDMFRKQKDDCKDEL